A single genomic interval of Hymenobacter sp. GOD-10R harbors:
- a CDS encoding recombinase family protein translates to MSTRYVPYYRVSTQRQGQSGLGLEAQQAAVQAFVPDPKQLLPAFTEVESGSKNQRPQLAAAIAAAREQGATLLIAKLDRLSRNAGFILTLRDSGVSFVCCDMPDANILTVGLFAVIAQHERELISKRTKDALAAKKARGAALGTPANMTSAATAKGLLVRQQNARDYQPSKQAARLAGLLHVQGYTLYQIAEELNTAGYRTRRGQLFLPMTVLRLLKR, encoded by the coding sequence ATGAGTACCCGCTACGTGCCCTATTACCGCGTTTCCACCCAGCGCCAAGGCCAATCCGGCCTGGGCCTCGAGGCTCAACAAGCCGCCGTGCAGGCGTTCGTGCCGGATCCTAAGCAGCTGCTGCCCGCCTTTACGGAAGTAGAAAGCGGCAGCAAAAACCAGCGGCCCCAACTCGCTGCTGCCATCGCGGCCGCTCGGGAGCAGGGGGCTACCCTTCTAATTGCTAAGCTCGACCGCTTGAGTCGCAACGCGGGCTTTATCTTAACCCTGCGCGATTCGGGCGTCAGCTTCGTCTGCTGCGACATGCCCGACGCCAATATCTTAACCGTCGGCCTATTCGCGGTCATTGCCCAGCACGAGCGCGAACTGATCTCCAAGCGCACGAAAGATGCCCTGGCCGCCAAGAAGGCCCGGGGCGCGGCGCTGGGCACGCCGGCCAACATGACGAGTGCCGCCACCGCGAAAGGGTTACTGGTGCGGCAGCAAAATGCCCGCGACTATCAGCCCAGCAAGCAAGCGGCCCGCTTGGCGGGCCTGCTGCACGTACAAGGGTACACGCTCTATCAGATCGCGGAGGAGTTGAATACGGCCGGGTACCGCACCCGCCGGGGTCAGCTCTTCTTGCCCATGACGGTGCTCCGCTTGTTGAAGCGTTAA
- the traN gene encoding conjugative transposon protein TraN: protein MKTRQFVFASLASLGLSFSAMAQQKALPFLTIDSQNLISSYHLGVGFQKTTHLIFPSAVTYVDLGSGSIIADKAQGAENIVKVKANASSFVQTNMTVLTADGKLYSFLVDFERDPKIINVNFANTITGGGAPLVQASKAAKTKNTMEATAADVSAKKRTVRRHDVRKDDVTLGLHGLYTADDLFYFQMYMFNKSNIGYDIDLLKFYVRDKKTVKRTAVQESEVAPRYVYNSSHNAIAGNTLLERVYVYPKFTIPDDKVLVVEMFEKGGGRHLSLKITNQDILKARMLSVPPTTVAAR, encoded by the coding sequence ATGAAAACACGCCAATTTGTATTCGCCTCGCTCGCTAGCCTAGGCCTTTCCTTCTCGGCCATGGCCCAGCAGAAAGCCTTACCGTTCCTCACCATCGACTCGCAAAACCTCATCTCCAGTTATCACCTGGGCGTTGGCTTTCAAAAGACAACCCACTTGATTTTCCCCAGCGCCGTGACCTACGTAGATCTAGGTAGTGGCAGCATCATTGCCGATAAGGCGCAGGGCGCGGAGAACATTGTAAAGGTCAAAGCAAATGCCTCCAGCTTCGTTCAAACGAACATGACCGTGCTCACAGCTGATGGCAAGCTGTATTCCTTCCTGGTAGACTTTGAGCGTGACCCAAAGATCATCAACGTCAACTTTGCTAACACGATAACCGGTGGCGGTGCCCCGCTCGTACAGGCCAGCAAAGCAGCGAAGACCAAGAACACGATGGAAGCCACCGCGGCTGATGTGTCTGCCAAAAAACGCACGGTGCGCCGGCATGATGTGCGCAAGGATGATGTTACCCTCGGGCTGCACGGCCTGTATACCGCAGATGATTTGTTTTACTTTCAGATGTACATGTTCAATAAGTCGAACATCGGCTACGATATCGACTTATTGAAATTCTATGTGCGCGACAAGAAGACGGTGAAGCGCACGGCGGTACAAGAGTCCGAAGTTGCCCCGCGCTACGTGTACAACAGCAGCCATAACGCCATTGCGGGTAACACCTTGCTAGAGCGGGTGTACGTGTACCCTAAGTTCACCATACCTGATGACAAGGTGCTTGTGGTGGAGATGTTCGAAAAGGGCGGTGGGCGTCACCTCTCGCTCAAGATTACCAACCAAGATATTCTGAAGGCGCGCATGCTCAGTGTACCGCCGACAACAGTAGCAGCACGCTAG
- a CDS encoding ArdC family protein translates to MKGIRNTSTSASPATADAYQVITDRIIAKMEGGEIPWQKPWHSLGAPRNFVTGHMYTGINAFLLHFLSEGLPFFMTYRQAQDLGGYIRKGAKGFPIIFYNVVEKETEDGQTKKTPFVKYCTVFNIADVEGVELVVPEFAPVEHEPIAAAEAIVTSWADRPRITHMDQQAYYVPATDYVNMPLFSSFRSAEQYYQTLFHELTHSTGHRQRLNRPDLAENMAVKGTEGYAREELTAEMGAAFLCGAAGINPEATDDNTAAYLQFWLGRLKADKTLLIKAASHAQKAANLILGADTKAAV, encoded by the coding sequence ATGAAAGGTATTCGCAACACCTCCACCAGCGCCAGCCCTGCAACAGCTGACGCGTACCAAGTCATCACTGACCGCATTATCGCCAAGATGGAAGGCGGTGAAATTCCGTGGCAGAAGCCCTGGCACTCGCTCGGTGCACCGCGCAACTTCGTAACCGGCCACATGTACACCGGCATCAACGCTTTTCTGTTGCACTTCCTCAGCGAAGGTCTGCCATTCTTCATGACGTACCGGCAAGCTCAAGATCTAGGCGGCTACATTCGCAAAGGCGCAAAGGGCTTCCCCATCATTTTCTACAACGTGGTAGAGAAAGAGACGGAGGACGGTCAAACTAAGAAAACGCCCTTTGTGAAGTACTGCACCGTGTTCAACATTGCCGATGTGGAAGGCGTCGAACTAGTGGTGCCCGAGTTCGCGCCGGTAGAGCATGAGCCCATCGCCGCAGCGGAAGCCATTGTGACGAGCTGGGCCGACCGGCCGCGCATCACGCACATGGACCAACAAGCGTACTACGTGCCTGCCACCGACTACGTAAACATGCCGCTGTTCAGCAGCTTCCGCTCGGCTGAGCAATACTACCAGACCTTGTTTCACGAGTTGACGCACAGCACCGGCCACCGTCAGCGCCTGAACCGACCCGACCTAGCCGAGAATATGGCCGTGAAAGGCACCGAGGGTTACGCCCGCGAAGAGCTAACAGCCGAGATGGGCGCCGCTTTCCTGTGTGGGGCCGCTGGTATCAACCCTGAAGCCACCGACGACAACACGGCCGCTTACCTTCAATTCTGGCTCGGTCGGCTGAAAGCAGATAAAACGCTGCTGATAAAAGCCGCTAGCCACGCCCAAAAGGCCGCGAACCTAATTCTAGGTGCAGACACTAAGGCCGCTGTATAG
- the traK gene encoding conjugative transposon protein TraK, with amino-acid sequence MFRSLKNIDSAHQQSRTMFFTLALFCLAITIYAIYSGHKSVKLALDNIYLLNNGQLMTASAHNVKENRPVEAQDHVKRFHEFFFTLDPDAKAIEYNVSQSLYLADASARREYENLKESGYYNDLIQANISQHIQVDSVAIQPNGDAYYAKCYAHEQIIRATTVTTRDLVSECYLRDVSRSANNPHGFLIERWRVIQNQDLSTEQRR; translated from the coding sequence ATGTTCCGATCTCTCAAAAATATCGACTCTGCTCACCAGCAAAGCAGAACCATGTTCTTCACGCTGGCCCTGTTCTGCCTGGCTATCACCATCTACGCCATCTACTCGGGGCATAAGAGCGTGAAGCTTGCCCTAGATAATATCTACCTGCTAAATAATGGGCAGCTCATGACCGCTAGTGCCCACAACGTAAAGGAGAACCGACCGGTCGAGGCGCAGGATCATGTGAAGCGGTTTCATGAGTTCTTCTTCACCTTGGACCCAGACGCGAAAGCCATTGAGTACAACGTCAGCCAATCCCTGTATTTGGCCGATGCCAGCGCGCGCCGGGAGTATGAAAACCTAAAAGAAAGTGGGTACTACAATGACTTGATTCAGGCGAATATCAGCCAGCATATTCAAGTTGATAGCGTGGCCATTCAGCCCAACGGGGACGCTTACTATGCCAAGTGCTACGCGCATGAGCAGATCATTCGCGCAACTACGGTAACGACCCGCGACCTAGTATCCGAGTGCTACCTGCGCGACGTGTCGCGTTCGGCCAACAACCCGCACGGCTTTTTGATAGAGCGGTGGCGAGTGATCCAAAACCAAGACTTGTCTACTGAACAGCGGCGCTGA
- the traM gene encoding conjugative transposon protein TraM, whose protein sequence is MSAPKHTQEFIKKRRLLLFIPLPSVVFLTILFVLGGGGKGVPEAEAGAGIASSGINTSLPSAGKTSLFENKLDAYAAPQDSTHRNGLAFAPPVSGAAAAPSNDSAASQAAGLNYAVQPGQSSQRYDPNTDPNVAAMQSRMQRTQQQLYAPEPTHSYSSGSGSTSASYGSGSVKDEQMDQSLRELDQLRQQYEKRLQDLDKTPPAAPAAPAAPAASAASAASAVASVSAKSSKPAPSVVAAEPTSVVNSLQAKPTASRQANSFHGLGGTSRSAAAVNAVPAVVHSDQVVVQGQTVKLRLLADVQLEGRVIPANTFVYGVCGLSGQRLTITVKSVQYENSIVPVSLSAYDLDGGEGLNIPGSVDRDAAKQGMASGASSADLLTMSPSLGAQAAGIAIQTGKAIAGNKIKLVKINLKANYKLLLQ, encoded by the coding sequence ATGAGCGCACCCAAGCACACGCAAGAGTTCATTAAGAAGCGGCGGCTACTGCTGTTCATTCCGCTCCCTTCGGTTGTTTTCCTGACTATCCTTTTTGTTCTGGGTGGCGGCGGTAAAGGGGTGCCCGAGGCCGAGGCGGGGGCTGGGATTGCCTCTTCTGGCATCAACACCTCGCTTCCTTCAGCTGGCAAGACTTCGCTATTTGAAAACAAGTTGGATGCCTACGCCGCGCCGCAGGATAGCACCCACCGGAACGGGCTGGCCTTCGCGCCTCCTGTTAGCGGGGCGGCGGCGGCCCCCTCGAATGATTCTGCCGCTAGCCAGGCCGCAGGTCTGAATTATGCTGTGCAGCCGGGGCAGTCTTCGCAGCGCTACGACCCTAACACTGATCCGAACGTAGCGGCTATGCAGAGCCGTATGCAGCGCACGCAGCAGCAGCTCTACGCTCCGGAACCTACTCATTCCTATTCTTCCGGTAGTGGATCCACTAGCGCTAGCTATGGGAGTGGTTCGGTGAAAGATGAGCAAATGGATCAGAGCTTACGCGAGTTGGATCAATTGCGCCAGCAGTACGAGAAGCGGCTGCAAGACTTAGATAAGACGCCACCAGCGGCACCAGCGGCACCAGCGGCACCAGCGGCGTCGGCGGCGTCGGCGGCGTCGGCGGTTGCGTCAGTCTCTGCTAAATCAAGCAAGCCTGCACCGTCAGTGGTTGCAGCCGAGCCGACCTCCGTGGTGAATAGCCTACAAGCCAAGCCTACAGCTTCACGGCAAGCCAATAGCTTCCATGGCCTAGGTGGCACTTCCCGTTCTGCTGCGGCCGTGAATGCGGTGCCTGCCGTGGTCCACTCTGATCAGGTGGTCGTGCAGGGGCAAACGGTAAAGCTGCGTCTACTCGCTGATGTACAACTCGAGGGACGCGTGATCCCGGCTAACACCTTCGTGTATGGCGTGTGTGGTCTGAGTGGGCAACGGCTTACCATTACCGTTAAGTCAGTTCAGTACGAGAACAGCATTGTGCCCGTCAGCCTATCCGCCTACGATCTGGACGGTGGGGAAGGCCTTAACATTCCCGGCTCTGTAGATCGGGACGCTGCTAAGCAGGGTATGGCCAGTGGCGCCAGCAGCGCCGACCTGCTCACCATGTCGCCGAGCCTAGGAGCGCAAGCTGCTGGCATCGCTATTCAGACTGGTAAGGCCATCGCTGGCAACAAGATCAAGCTGGTCAAAATCAATCTAAAAGCCAACTATAAACTACTGCTCCAATAA
- a CDS encoding esterase/lipase family protein: protein MEYVIEKDNNKHLIILVHGLSGGVHNWKGSNENFVEVLKENELIQNNFDIILFNYSTRIIEMRNDRKWLNTLLSFFSSRPKEDIITFNVGIESISRTLETNIRSVHEKYNSISFIAHSMGGLVIKSALTWLGDEICSKIKLFISLSVPHIGSNLANIGKGLLGNNPQVLDLQAMGEFTTQLNERFANLKHSPKIIYQGGNQDIIVPRQSAIPPNVQSNLVVNTDDDHSSILLIRNKKINTVFNRIIKELTGLLQPFKSVNIYIPDNTLFNYFVRIMTDRIGIQVDLSCFSSEELNMVLRTGYINGSTVEDFFLKIGDMVIDRFPKYGVEFKNNILSFYKKAKI from the coding sequence ATGGAATACGTAATAGAGAAAGATAATAATAAACATTTGATTATTCTAGTTCATGGGCTTAGTGGAGGAGTTCATAATTGGAAGGGTAGTAATGAAAATTTCGTCGAAGTACTCAAAGAGAATGAATTGATACAGAATAATTTTGATATAATTTTATTCAATTATTCGACAAGAATAATTGAAATGCGAAATGATAGAAAGTGGCTAAATACTCTTTTAAGCTTTTTTTCTTCGAGGCCCAAAGAAGATATAATAACATTTAATGTTGGAATAGAGTCTATCTCTAGAACATTGGAAACGAATATAAGATCAGTTCATGAAAAGTATAACTCTATATCCTTTATTGCTCATAGCATGGGTGGTCTAGTTATAAAGAGTGCATTGACTTGGCTAGGTGATGAAATTTGTAGCAAAATAAAATTATTTATATCGCTATCTGTGCCGCATATAGGCTCTAACCTTGCAAATATTGGAAAAGGCCTTTTAGGGAATAATCCTCAAGTGTTAGATCTTCAAGCTATGGGTGAGTTTACTACTCAATTAAATGAGAGATTCGCAAATCTAAAGCATTCTCCAAAGATTATTTATCAAGGTGGGAACCAGGATATTATAGTTCCACGCCAATCAGCTATTCCCCCAAATGTTCAGAGTAATTTGGTGGTGAATACTGATGATGATCATTCTTCCATTCTTCTGATAAGAAATAAAAAGATAAATACTGTTTTTAATAGAATTATTAAAGAATTAACTGGATTACTGCAGCCGTTTAAATCTGTTAATATTTATATACCGGATAATACATTATTTAATTATTTTGTGCGAATAATGACTGATAGAATAGGTATACAAGTGGATTTAAGTTGTTTTTCAAGTGAAGAGCTAAATATGGTACTCAGAACGGGTTACATCAATGGGTCCACTGTTGAAGATTTTTTTTTAAAAATAGGAGATATGGTAATAGATAGATTTCCTAAATATGGAGTAGAATTTAAAAATAACATCCTGTCATTTTACAAAAAAGCTAAGATATAA